In a genomic window of Carettochelys insculpta isolate YL-2023 chromosome 19, ASM3395843v1, whole genome shotgun sequence:
- the ALDOC gene encoding fructose-bisphosphate aldolase C — protein sequence MTHQCPALSAEQKKELSDIALRIVAPGKGILAADESVGSMAKRLNQIGVENTEENRRLYRQILFSADNRVRKCIGGVIFFHETLYQKADDGTPFIRLIKDKGIVVGIKVDKGVVPLAGTDGETTTQGLDGLSERCAQYKKDGADFAKWRCVLKISENTPSALAIMENANVLARYASICQQNGIVPIVEPEILPDGDHDLKRCQYVTEKVLAAVYKALNDHHIYLEGTLLKPNMVTPGHACPTKYSAEEIAMATVTALRRTVPPAVPGVTFLSGGQSEEEASINLNAINNCPLARPWALTFSYGRALQASALSAWRGQKENESSATEEFVKRAEANSLAALGKYEGSGDDSGAAGQSLYVANHAY from the exons ATGACGCACCAGTGTCCTGCGCTCTCAGCGGAGCAGAAGAAGGAGCTGTCTGATATCGCTCTACGAATCGTGGCCCCGGGCAAGGGGATCCTGGCAGCAGATGAGTCCGTGG GAAGCATGGCCAAGCGCCTGAACCAGATCGGGGTGGAGAACACGGAGGAGAACCGCCGGCTGTACCGCCAGATCCTCTTCAGCGCTGACAACCGGGTGAGGAAGTGCATCGGCGGCGTCATCTTCTTCCACGAGACCCTGTACCAGAAGGCGGATGATGGGACCCCCTTCATCAGGCTGATCAAGGACAAGGGCATCGTGGTGGGCATCAAG GTGGACAAGGGCGTTGTGCCTCTGGCTGGGacggatggagaaaccaccactcAAG GGCTCGACGGGCTGTCAGAGCGCTGCGCTCAGTACAAGAAGGATGGTGCCGACTTCGCCAAGTGGCGCTGTGTGCTGAAGATCAGTGAGAAcaccccctcagccctggccatcaTGGAGAATGCCAATGTTCTGGCCCGCTACGCCAGCATCTGCCAGCAG AATGGCATCGTGCCCATTGTGGAACCGGAGATCTTGCCCGACGGAGACCATGACCTGAAGCGCTGCCAGTACGTGACGGAGAAG GTGCTGGCAGCTGTGTACAAGGCCCTGAATGACCATCACATCTACCTGGAGGGCACGCTACTGAAACCCAACATGGTGACCCCAGGGCATGCCTGCCCAACCAAGTACAGCGCCGAGGAGATCGCCATGGCCACGGTGACGGCGCTGCGCCGCACTGTGCCTCCTGCGGTCCCAG GCGTCACGTTCCTCTCTGGGGGACAGAGCGAGGAGGAGGCTTCCATTAACCTGAACGCCATCAACAACTGCCCTCTGGCCCGGCCCTGGGCGCTGACCTTCTCCTACGGACGTGCCCTGCAGGCCTCGGCACTCAGCGCCTGGCGCGGCCAGAAGGAGAATGAGAGCTCTGCCACGGAGGAGTTTGTGAAGCGTGCCGAG GCGAACAGTCTGGCCGCCCTTGGCAAGTATGAGGGCAGTGGAGATGACTCTGGCGCAGCCGGGCAGTCCCTCTACGTGGCTAACCACGCCTACTGA